CCAATGAACACGTTGTGCTGCCAGGGCTTGAAGCGGTCGCTGTCATAGAAGGCCATGCCGCTGATGCCGGGGGACTTCTCCCACACATGGTGCGGCGCCACGGTGCCGGGCGCGGTCTGGCCCACGGCCTCGGGGATCGGCTGGCCGGAATAGTTGATGCCGTGGGTCGCCAGAGGCCAGCCGTAGTTCTTGCCGCGCTCGATGATATTGATCTCGTCGCCACCCTTGGGCCCGTGTTCGTTCTCCCAGAGGGTGCCGCTCCAGGGGTTGAGCGCCGCCCCCTGGGGGTTGCGGTGGCCGTAGCTCCAGATCTCCGGGCGCACCCCGGCCTGGCCGACGAAAGGGTTGTCATCCGGCACCCGACCATCCGGGTACAGGCGCACGATCTTGCCCTGGAGCTTGTCCAGGTCCTGGGCGGTGGGCCGGTCGTTGTTTTCTCCCAGGATCACGAACAGGTAGCCGTCGCGGTCGAACACCAGCCGCGAACCGAAGTGATTGCCCGTGGACAGCTTGGGTTCCTGCCGGAAGATCACCTGGAAATCCTTGAGCCCGCTCAGGTCATCGCTCAAACGGCCACGGCCCACGGCGGTGCCGGCAGTCCCGCCCTCGCCGCCACCTTCGGCATAGGACAGATACACCATGCGGTCCTGCTTGAAGTCCGGCGACAGCGCCACATCCAGCAAGCCGCCCTGGCCCTTGGCCCAGACCTTGGGCACCCCGCTCAGGGGCGCCGAGAGCTTGCCGTCCGCGCCGACCAGCCGCAGGTTGCCCGGGCGCTCGGTCACCAGAATGCCCTGGCGGTCCGGCAGGAATGCCAGGGCCCAGGGATGGTCAAGGCCGGCGGCCACCGGAGTCAGGTTCAGCGTGCCCTGCTCACTGGGAAAAGCCTGGGGTGTGGCGGCCATGGCGGGCACGGCACTGCCCAGCAAGACGCTGGAGCACAAGGTGGCGATAAGGGTTTTACGCAACATGCTCGCTTCCTTTTGTCGATCGAGAAAATCCTCGGTAGCAGGTTTCGCACCTGCCGCCAGGGTGGCAGGACAGTGCTTCAGCGCCGGTTGCCGGGATCGCTGTCGCGGGGGCTTTGCACCCGGGGATCA
The DNA window shown above is from Pseudomonas protegens CHA0 and carries:
- a CDS encoding PQQ-dependent sugar dehydrogenase is translated as MLRKTLIATLCSSVLLGSAVPAMAATPQAFPSEQGTLNLTPVAAGLDHPWALAFLPDRQGILVTERPGNLRLVGADGKLSAPLSGVPKVWAKGQGGLLDVALSPDFKQDRMVYLSYAEGGGEGGTAGTAVGRGRLSDDLSGLKDFQVIFRQEPKLSTGNHFGSRLVFDRDGYLFVILGENNDRPTAQDLDKLQGKIVRLYPDGRVPDDNPFVGQAGVRPEIWSYGHRNPQGAALNPWSGTLWENEHGPKGGDEINIIERGKNYGWPLATHGINYSGQPIPEAVGQTAPGTVAPHHVWEKSPGISGMAFYDSDRFKPWQHNVFIGALASQELIRLQFNGDRVEHEERLLGGLKARIRDVRQGPDGYLYILTDEDQGTLYKVGLQ